The region GATAGAGCTTATGACTGGAATACAAATCAGGAAATGGTTCAGCAATGGATTGAAGGAGAAACTGCAGATGATTTTGTAAACGCAAACATGATTGAGTTAAAAGAAACGGGTTGGATGAGCAACCGAGGCAGACAAAATGTAGCTTCGTATTTTGCAAAAGAATTATTACTAGATTGGCGTATTGGAGCTGCTTATTTTGAATCCCTTTTGCTTGATTATGATGTGCACAGCAATTATGGAAATTGGATGTATGTTGCCGGTGTTGGTAATGACCCAAGAGACAGAAAATTCAACACGCAATTGCAGGCAGAGCGTTATGATGGCAATTATAAATTTAGAAAAATTTGGCTAGAAAAAACATTATTTTAAAATGAAAAAGTTACGATTAGTTTTAGGAGATCAATTAAATAGTCAACATTCTTGGTATCAAAAAGTCGATGACAACATTTTGTATTGTTTTTTTGAAATGCGACAAGAAACAGATTATGTAACCCATCATATTCAGAAAATCGCTGGCTTTTTTGCTGCCATGAGAAATTTTGCAGAAGAATTAAAAAGTAATAATCATGCTGTTTTTTATGTTCGTTTAAACGATGAAAACAATACACAAAGCTTAACGGATAATCTCTCTAAAATTATCAAAGAACAGGGTGTTAACAAGTTTGAATATCAATTGCCCGATGAATATCGCTTAGATACCCAATTAAAAGATTATTGCAAGAATTTAAACATTGCATCTGAACCCTTTTCAACCCAACATTTTTATACCAAAAGAGACGATTTAAAAACTTTTTTCAAAGGAAAGAAAACTTTTCTAATGGAAAATTTTTATCGAGATATGCGCAAAAAACATCAGATTTTAATGATTTCTGAGCAACCTGAGGGTGGCAAATGGAATTTTGATGCAAGCAACCGTAAAAAATGGAAAGGAGATACGTTTATTCCACCTCCAAAAAACTTCGATAATGATGTATCAGAAATTGTTGTTGAACTTGAAAAATCTGGAGTACAATCAATCGGGAAAATCAATCCAAAATATTTTGAATACCCTATTTCTAGAAAACAGTCTTTAGAGCAATTAGCATATTTCTGTGAACATTTATTAATTCATTTTGGCGATTTTCAAGATGCCATGCATACCGATAATTGGTATTTATTCCATTCCAAATTATCTTTCGCCATGAACACCAAAATGATTTCTCCGAAAGAAATTATAGCTGCAACTTTAAAAACATATAGAGCGCGTAAAGATGAAATCGACATCTCTCAAGTAGAAGGTTTTATAAGACAAATTATTGGTTGGCGCGAATATATGCGCGGCATGTATTGGATGTTGATGCCCTCTTATAAACAAGAAAATTTCTTAGACAATAAGAATAAGCTCCCTGATTTCTTTTGGACCGGCAACACAAAAATGAATTGCATAAAAAATGCCATTCATAATTCTTTGGATAATGGCTATGCGCATCACATTCAACGTTTGATGATTACGGGTAATTTTGCCTTGTTAGCGCAAGTAAATCCTGATGAGATTGATGCCTGGTATTTAGGCATTTATGTGGATGCCATAGAATGGGTGCAGCTGCCTAATACCAGAGGTATGAGTCAGTTTGCAGATGGCGGTAAAATTGCTACAAAACCGTATGTTTCTAGTGGAAGTTACATCCATAAAATGAGTAATTATTGTGATGGATGCAAATACAATAAAAAAACAAAATTCGAGGATGATTCTTGTCCGTTTAATACGTTGTATTGGAACTTTTTAGATGAAAAGAAAGAAAAATTAGCATCGAATTTTAGAATGAAAATGATGTACAGTCTACTCAACAAAATGTCATCCGAAGATAGAAGTAAAATCAAAGAAAAAGCGAATCATATTATAAAAAATATAGATGAATATTAACGAAGAAATAAATATAATTTGGTTAAAACGAGATCTACGTTTACAAGATAATGAGGCGATTTTTAATGCCTTAAAAACAAACAAACGCACCTTATTTTTATATGTTTTTGAGAAATCTTTACTTGCCGATCCTCATTATTCAGAGCGTCATTGGAACTTTATAAAACAATCTATCAAAGATTTAAATGAAGATTTAATAGAGTTTAACACAAAAGTATTGTGTGTAACATCAGAAGTGGTAACAACGTGTAATCAACTCTTGAACTATTATAAAATTGATACGGTTTTTTCGCATCAAGAAACAGGATTATTAATTACATACACCCGAGATAAAGATTTTACAAGATATTGTAGAAACAATTCAATAAATTGGATAGAAAACAATAATAACGGAGTGCTAAGAGGTTTATTAAATAGAAATGATTGGTTTGATAAATGGGATGAATACATGTATCAAACTCCTTTTGAATATCGATTAGAAAGCCAAAACTTTTTGTCTATTGATGAAATTAAAAAACTAGAAAGAGCCTTTTTTGTAACGGATTTAGAAACAACTAAAGATAAGATTTTTCAAAAAGGAGGAACTAAAATGGCATGGAAATATGCCAATAGTTTTTTTGAAACACGGCATCAAAATTATATGTTTCACATTTCTAAACCAGCGCTGTCTCGAGAAAGTTCTAGTAGATTATCGCCTTATATAGCCTGGGGAAACATTTCTATTCGTCAAGTTTTTCAAAAAGCATTGGCCTATAAAAATGATTCAAATAAAAGACATTTAGGTGCTTTTATTTCGAGATTGCGCTGGCAAGCCCATTTTATTCAAAAGTTTGAAATGGAGCACACCATGGAAGAAGCAAGCGTAAATAAAGGTTACCATAAGCTAAAAAAAAGTGTTTCTAAAAAATATCAAATAGCTTGGAAAGAAGGGCAAACCGGTTTCCCTTTAGTAGATGCGAGTATGCGCTGTTTAAATGAAACAGGCTACTTAAACTTTAGAATGCGTTCGATGTTAGTTTCCTTTTTTACTCATATTTTATGGCAACCTTGGCAAGATGCTACCCATCATTTATCACAAAATTTTTTAGATTTTGAACCTGGTATTCATTTTCCGCAAATGCAAATGCAAGCAGCCGAAACGGGTATTAATAACATCAGAATTTACAATCCTACAAAAAACAGTATTGAGCATGATGCCGATGCTACTTTTATCAAAAAATGGGTTCCTGAATTGGCACAACTTTCTACACCATTCATTCATGAACCCTATTTAATGACTCCGCTAGATCAGCAGTTTAGCAATTTTGAATTAGGTACAGATTACCCAAAGCCTATTGTAGATATTAAGTTAACGCGAAAGAAAGCAAGCGATATTCTCTACAAAATGAGACAAGATCCTGAGGTGCTTTTAGAAAATAAAAGAATCTTAAACAAGCATACAATTTCTGACAGGAATAAAATGTTAAGAAACGAATAGTATTGCTGCCACTTAACGCTCATTGATGTATCTCATAATCTTTTGTTAATTATTGTTTATACTTATAACAGATAAGCTAAACAAAATTTCTTTTTTGTATCTTTGAATATGATTTTTAACACAACACACGCAAACAAAGATGCCAAAGTCACCATTACTGACTTAGTAGGTGAATCTTACTCTTTTATAGAAGCTATAAAGATGAAAGGAGTTGGCTCTAAAAGAATGGTAATTGAGGATGTTAGCCCTGGTTTTAAAAATATTTTAAATAGTGTTTCTGATATTAATTATGGTAATATAGAAATCAGAAAAAAAGGGATTATCGTTCATATTACAAAAGGATTAAAAAATTATAGTTGGGCACTACCTTTTTATCAACTGCATATCTATAAAACCAACGGATACAGTATTCACGGTCAAGGAAACTTTGTTAGATTTAAAGCGAATAAATTACTGAAAGAAAACAAAAAGTTTCTCGACAAACTATTAGATTTAAAAATAGAGAATGAAACCAACTATTCATTTTATGACGCTTTAAATTAAATTTATTTATGGAGAAATTAGATAGTATCGCTGTAGATAGAATTATAGAAATGGCTTGGGAAGACAGAACCACTTTCGAATCGATTCAGTTTCAATTTGGTTTAAAAGAGCAAGAAGTCATCGATTTGATGAGAAAAGAAATGAAGCGCAGCAGCTTTAGAATGTGGAGAGAACGAGTACAAGGAAGAAAAACAAAACATGAAAAACTAAGAACTTTTGAAAAAGGAAGATTTAAATGTTCAAGGCAAAAATCAATATCGAACAACGCTATTTCTAAACGGTAATCTAAAAACAAAGATCCACATAAAGAAGAAAAATATATAATTATAAATAACGCCAAAAAATTAAAGTATGGAATTAGTAAATAGGGCATTAGAGTTTGAGACTAGAAAAAAGAGATTTCCAACCACTAGCGATCGTATTATGGCTGCTAGAGAAGCAAAAGAATTGATTTTAAGTTTAAATGAAATCTATAAAAAAAATAAAGATGCTAAAATCATGGACATCATGAAGCGTTTAACCGTTATAAAACAACGAATTGAAAAGCGTTTAAAGGGAAAACCACTCACTGCATAATATATGCATATTTTTCTTGGAATTCTAACTTTTATAATTATATTCGAAAATTAGAAAAAATAGAGAAATAAAGAATGGAATTATTAGAAAGAGCGTTGGAATTTGAACATAGAAAATTTTCATTTAAAACAACGAGTGATAGAATTTTAGCATCTAGAGAAGTAAAAGCTCTAATTTTAGAGCTAAATGAAGTATATAAATTAGAAAAAGATCCAGAAATTATGGATCAAATGAAGCGTTTAACTGCTGTAAAGCAAAAAATTGAAAAACGCTTGAAAGGAAGACGATAAACACAAATATGAAGAAAATAGTAGTAATAGGAGGTAGTAAAGGAATTGGTAAAGCAATTATAACATCTTTAATCGAGGAAAATAAAGTAATCAACATCAGTAGATCAGATACTTTAGAACCTCATCAAAATCTTACTCATTTTTCTTTAGACATTCTTCTAGATGATTTACCTCAAATAGAAGAAATAGACAGTCTTATTTATTGCCCAGGAAGTATTAATTTAAAACCAATTGCAAGATTAAAACTAGAAGATTTCAGAAACGACTTCGAAATTAATGTAATTGGTGCTGTAAAAGCAATACAACATTTTTTACCTTCTCTTAAAAAAGGGAATAAGCCCTCTGTAATATTATTTAGTACCGTTGCGGCAAAATTAGGAATGCCTTTTCATGCAAGTGTTGCCGCTGCAAAATCTGCAGTTGAAGGACTTACAAAATCTTTAGGCGCAGAATTAGCACCTTCAATCCGTGTTAATGCCATTGCTCCTACGGTAACAAATACCGATTTAGCATCTAAATTATTAAGGAATGATAGAATGATAGAAAATATCACAGAACGTCATCCTTTAAAAAAATACTTACAACCTGAAGAAGTTGCAGACATGGCTACTTTTTTAATATCTGATAAAGCTGCATCAATTTCAGGTCAAATTTTTGAACTAGATTGCGGAATTGTAAGTTTTAAAATTTAACTAAAATTTTACCAATGACAAATCTTTACGATATAAAAATCAATAGCTTACAGGGTAAAGCTATTGATTTATCAGACTATAAAAATAAATACTTACTATTTGTAAATGTGGCTTCTAAATGTGGTTTTACACCGCAGTACAAAGAGTTAGAAACATTGCATAAAACCTATAAAGATACGCTAGTCGTTATTGGCGTTCCTTGCAATCAATTCGGAAAACAAGAACCTGGGACTTCTGATGAAATTGAAGAATTTTGTCAAGTAAATTACGGAGTTTCTTTCTTAATCACAGAAAAAGTGGATGTTAAAGGGCAAAATCAACATCCTTTATATACTTGGTTAACTTCTAAGAGTTTCAACAATAAAAAAAGTTCGTCCGTAAAATGGAACTTTCAAAAATATTTGGTTTCTCCTGAAGGAAAATTAATTGATTATTACTTTTCAATTACAAAACCACTAAGTTCTAAAATTACAAAACACTTAAAATAAAACAAATGTTTGGTCTATTTAAAAAGAAATCTGAAGTAGAAAAACTTCAAGAAAAATATAAAAAATTAATGGAAGAAGGTTTTAAACTCCAATCTATTAATAGAAGCGATAGTGATCAGAAATATTTAGAAGCCGACAATATTTTAAAAAAAATTGAGGCTTTAAACAAATCATAACGTAGTTATGAAAAATGGAAAACTCATTGTTCTATTTCTCATTATTAATTTTGGAGGATTAGCCATTGGAAATTGGCTAATGCAAAATGGCCCGATGACAGATTGGTACATCAATTTAAACAAAGCTCCTTGGACACCGCCAGGTTGGGTTTTTGGTGCGGCTTGGACGTTGATTATGATTTGTTTTTCTATCTATTTAACAAAACTATTTAGTGTAGAGAATACGAAAAAAATGAAAATTATTTTTCTAATTCAGTTTATATTAAATGTCAGTTGGAACTATCTTTTCTTTAATCAACACTTCGTTTTATTGGGGTTGATTGGTATTACTTTATTGACTTCACTCCTATTTATATACTTCTTTAAATGGAGTCATAACGTTAGCAATTACAAGTATTTATTAATACCCTACATGTTTTGGTTGTGCATTGCAACCTCTTTAAATCTCTATATTTTAGTGCATAATTAAAATGAAAATATACACACTTCATAAATCGCAAAAATTACCCATCACATTAGACCAAGCTTGGGAATTTTTATCAAATCCAAAAAATTTAAAAATAATTACACCCGATTATATGAGTTTTGATATCGTTTCCACGATTGATAGACCTCTTTATACAGGTCAGATTATTCAATATATTGTGACTCCCTTACTCGGAATTAAAACAAAATGGGTTTCAGAAATTACACACATAGAAGATAAAAAATATTTTGTTGATGAGCAGATGTATGGTCCTTATGCCCTTTGGCATCATAAGCATTTTATCAAAGAAATTGAGGGTGGCGTAGAAATGGAAGACATTATCGATTACAAAGTGCCCTTAGGAATTTTTGGGCAAATGGTGCATCCTTTTTTAGTAAAACCTAAATTAGAAGAAATCTTTGCTTACAGGCAAACAAAACTAGAAGCACTTTTTGGAGCATACAAAAAGTAATTAAAAATCTTATATTTTGCCACAGGTTCACGAATTTAAATCTTTAAAAAGATTTTTTAAGCTGTTAATTTGCGGCATCATTATATACAACCAGCAAACTAAAAAATAAAAACTATGAAAATTACTATAAATATTTTTTGGTTTAGACGAGATCTGCGCTTACATGATAATTGTGGTTTATATCATGCATTAACTTCAGATAAAAATGTACTTCCTATTTTTATTTTTGATGAAGACATTCTAAACAAACTTCCAAAAGATGATGCTAGAGTTACTTTTCTGCATCAAGAATTAGAAAACATACACAAACAACTTTTACACATCAATAGTGGCATCTCAATTTTTCATGGAAAGCCCCTGAACATTTTTAATGAATTATCAAAAAAATACCACATAGAAACTGTTTTCACAAATCATGATTACGAACCCTATGCCATTCAAAGAGATCTGGAAATTAAAGAATTTTTAACCTCAAAAAAAATAATTTTCAAAACCTATAAAGATCAGGTAATTTTTGAAAGAAATGAAATTGTAAAAAAAGATGGAACTGCCTATAAAGTATATACTCCGTTTTCAAAAAAATGGATAGAAGCGTTTCAATTTAAAGGAATTCAATTTTATCCTTCGGAAGATAATTTAGAGAATTTTATTAAAAATGAGCCTCATCCTATTTTAACTTTAGAAGAAATTGGTTTTACGGAATCTTCGATAAAGGTAGCATCTTACACCGTTTCTCCGAAACTGATTAATGCATACGAAGAAACCAGAAATTTCCCAGCAAAAGATGCTACATCAAAATTAGGTACGCATTTAAGATTTGGGACCGTTAGTGTTCGAGAAATGGTAGATAAAGCTTCGAAAAGCAACAATATCACTTTTTTAAAAGAACTTATTTGGCGTGAATTTTTCATGCAAATTTTATGGCATTTTCCGTATACCACAAAAAACAGTTTTAAACCTCAATATGATAGAATTATATGGAGAAATAATGAACAAGAGTTTAAAGCTTGGTGCCAAGGAAAAACAGGATATCCTTTAGTAGATGCGGGTATGAGAGAATTAAACCAAACTGGTTTTATGCACAATAGGGTTAGAATGTTGGTAGGTAGTTTTCTTTGCAAACACCTTTTAATTGACTGGAGATGGGGAGAAGCTTATTTTGCAGAAAAATTACACGATTATGAGCAATCTAGTAACGTTGGTAATTGGCAATGGGTGGCAGGCACAGGTGTGGATGCATCTCCTTATTTTAGAATTTTTAATCCTACTACACAAATTCAAAAGTTTGATAAAAGTTTAGAATACATTAAAAAATGGGTTCCAGAATTTCAAGAATTCACTTATTGTAAGGAAATTGTTGATCATAAATTTGCTCGAGAACGCTGTTTAAAAGTATACAAAGAGGCTGTGAAATAATTTCTGCCTTATTGTTTAAAAATAAGTCGTTTTTAATTTGCTCAACTTCAATTTTTATATTTTATTTGCACACCTTAAATAAAAGCCGATGTAGCTCAGCTGGCTAGAGCAGCTGATTTGTAATCAGCAGGTCGTGGGTTCGAGTCCCTCCATCGGCTCTTCTTTTTAAAAGTCTCAAAAAAATATTTTTTTTTGAGACTTTTTTCTTTTACCAAAAGCACGCACCTAATGGAGCATCCAAGCTATGGTTTCATTAAAAATTTTAAAATATATTTTCCAAAATATGGAAACCCGCAAAATAAAGATATTTAATCCATGTATATTGCGCATTTATTCCATTTTAGACCTATAATGCCACAATAAATCATTTCTTTTTTGCTTACTATTTTTAAAAAATAACCGTAACGAAAGCTGCGCTAGTTCTTTTTTAATTTCAATTTATCAAAAAATAATTCAATTTATTTACAAGGCGTAATAAATCTAAATTAACATGAAACGTGCAACAAGATTTTTAAAAAACCATTTAAAATAAGGCAACCAAAAATATCCCTTTCTTTTATCGAGCATTTTAAAAAAAAGGTGGCAAATAAAAGCAAACTATATAAATTAAGCTTGGTTACTCTGATGCTCTTAATGGCATAGAATTTATAAAAAATGTAATCCTGAATGAATTTTCAATGGTGTATATTTCTTACAATCATTAAACGTGCTTTGAATTGTTATAAATGTGTTTCTTCTTTTTAAAGATATTTTTTTAATCCTAACAACATAGAATTTCCATGATCAAAAATTTATTTTTAACAGTATTATTAGTCCTTTTTAATTTTAACTATTTCTCTTATACAAAAATTGAAAAGGAGAAAAATTACGTAAAAGTAGATCATCAGAAAAAAGTACATTATCAGAAATATAAAAGTGATTTAAAAATTCTGACATGGAATATTCAAAACCTCGGAAGAACCAAAAACAACCAAGAAATACATACAATGGCTCAAATCATCAAAAACTATGATATTGTTGGTATTCAAGAAATTACAGCTAAAGATCCCGCAGGTGCGCAAGCTGTAGCTAGAATAGCAGATGCCTTAAATAGGTTAGGAAATAAATGGGATTATACAATCAGCAACCCCACTAAAAGTCCCTCTAGTTATATCAGTGAACGTTATGCTTTTATTTGGAAAACTTCAAAATTAAAGCTTTTAAAAAAAGCTGCTCTAGATGCTAGTTTAGAAAATGTTATCGAAAGAGAACCTTATTTGGCGCAATTTGAAATCAAAAAAAATAAAAAAGTATTTTATTTTATCAATATTCATGCACGGGTTTACAGTAAAAATCCAGAAATGGAAATTGCTTATTTTAAGAAATATCCTAAAAAATTAAACACAGATGCTTTTATAATTCTAGGTGATTTTAACCTGAATGAAAAACATAATGTTTGGAATCCTTTATATAAAAAAGGATTCCAACCCGCTATCAAAAATACTGCAACAACCTTAAAACGAAAGTGCAAAAATGGTCAATATTTGAATCATCCGATAGATAATATTTACTTTAATAGTCATAAAATGAAACGGGTAAATTCAGGGATTATCGACTTTGTAAATGGATGTACAAATCTATATAATGCAAGATTCATCTCAGATCATTTGCCCGTTTTTTTAGAAGTTATGATTCCATAACCTCTCAACTTTATTTTTATAATACACACCTTTTTTCCGCTGATAGCATGTTTGAAGTTTACACAAAATGAATTCTTGAAATTTTTATTTGATGACAGATTGAAAATTATGCTCAGGAATGCTTCTTAAAAACATGCTTATTTATATCTAAATAAAACTATTAAAAACTAAGTTTCAGCCTTATGCAATCTAACTAATTTTATTTATCTTGCAGAGTTACTAAAATTATTGATAAAACTTTACTGTATCTATAATTTTTACTCAATTTGAATACATAAAATTAGAAATTCATGCCCAAGAAAGTTATAAAAGATATTTTACAAGGAACTTTAGACGATTCTGTGCAACAAATATCTGGGCAAGATGCTGCCTTTTTATATGCAGAATCTCCAACAAGTCCCATGCATATAGCAACCTTAACCATTGTAGATGGGGCTTTAAAATTTGAAGATTTTAAAGACATCGTTGCCTCTAAACTTCATTTAATTCCGAAATTTAGAAAACGCCTTTTAAATGTGCCCATGAATTTAGATTATCCGTATTGGGTTGATGATCCTAACTTTGATATTGATTTACACATTAATAGGCTCAAACTACCCGATCCTTCAGACTGGAGTACATTAAGAGAGATGACCTCATCAATTTTTAGCAATTCTTTAGATTTAAGAAGACCCTTGTGGTCTATTAGTTTTATTGAAGGTTTAGATGCTGTTTCTCAAGTACCAAAAGGATCTGTAGCCATTGTTACAAAAGTACATCATGTAATGATCGATGGCAGTTCTGGAGTAGGAATAATGGGACTTTTGTTTGATAAAAGCATTGAGGATAAAGACAAGGAAATAGCAAAACCAAAACCTTTTGAGCCAGAAGCATTGCCCGATGAACTAAGTCTGTTATTTAGAAGTTCACAAGCATTTTTTAAAGATCCTTTAAAAGCCCCAAAATTAATTGGTAACACGGCTTTTTCGTTTCTTAAAGGACAGGTAAAATGGAAATTAAATACTAAAAAATCAATTTCTAGAAGCAAGTATTCTGTTCCCAATACAATTTTCAATAAATCCGTTTCACCAAAAAGAACCTGGGGTACCGCTATTTTATCTTTCGAAAGAATTAACACCCTTCGTAAAATGATGAACGTTAGTATTAACGATATAATTTTAGCCATTTGCGCAGGAGGAATTCGAAAATATTTAGAAGAAAGAGAAAAATTACCAGTGCAACCTTTAGTAGCAAATGTGCCGATTTCTATTCGTAAAAAAGATGATAACCAATCTATGAATAATCAGATTTCTAACATGTTTGTTAGAATTGCAACGCATATAAAAGATCCTATTGAGCGTTTAGAATACATTCAAGAACAAACCAACGTAGGTAAAACAAAACACAAAGCTGTGGGTGCAAAAGCTCTTTCTAAAATGGCGGATGCGGTGCCTTTTGGTTTGGCAAATTTAGCCGCTGGCTTATATAGCAAATACAATATTAAGGAATTTCACAGACCTCCTTTTAATGTAACGATTACAAACGTTCCCGGACCACAAAAACCTTTATATTTAAGAGGTCATAAAATTCTATCCATATTTGGTTTAACTCCTGTTTTAGATGGTTTTGGCTTGATTATTGCAGCTTTTAGTTACAATGGTTTGGTTTCTTTAACCACCACTTCAGATGCGCGCACGATGCCAGATGCCGATAAATTTTCTAGATATATAAGAGAATCTGCCAACGAATTAGAGAAAGTTATTATAGAACGAGGACAACAAAAAAACACTGCTAAAGTGCAACAAATGAAGAGCACCACATTTTTTAATGCCTTAAAAAAGTATATAAATGAAGATGAAATTATACGAAAACAACATATTGGTTTGTATGATTTTCAATTAAATGCAGGAGATAGTGTCGTAAATTATCAACTTGATATTTCAGAAGAAACAACCAGTATTAGAAAGAAAAAAACAACAAAGCCTTTCGTAAAAATAGAAATTAAAGACGAAAATTTAAACAACCTTTACCAAAAGAAATTGCTGTTAGATGAGGTGATCATTCAAGGAAGAATAAAGATTACAGGAACTAAAAAGAACTCGGATAAATTCTTAAAATTATTCACAAAATTTCTTGAAAATAATTAATGAGTTTTGAAACGAATACATATCAATCTTTTGATGGTGAAACTATTTTTTATTACAAATGGCCTGCCAATAAAAAGAAATCTTTAAAAGGACTTGTTCAAATTTCTCATGGTGTTGGAGAGCATGCCGGTAGATATCAATCTATGGCTAAACTCCTTCAAAAAAAAGGATATGAAGTATATGCAAATGATCATCGCATTCATGGATTATCTGCAAAAAATGAAGATCATTTGGGTTTTTATGATGGTGATGATTATTTTTCTGATGCTATTGCTGATATGCGAAAGTTAACAGCAATTATCAAAAAAGAGCATCCGAATAAAAAAATAATCCTTTTTGGTCATAGCATGGGTTCCTTATTAAGTAGAGAATATGTTACGATGTATGGAGAAGATGTAGCCGCTTTAATTTTATCTGGAACTGCTAGTTTTTTTAGAGGTACAGGAGCCATTGGTTTAGTAAGTGCTCAATTTTTCAGCAAATTAAATGGAAGACATAGAAGTAACGAAATTTTAAAAAATCTGTTTTTTAATCAATTTAATAAAAAATTTAAACCCAATAGAACCAGAGTAGATTGGATTAGTAGAGATGAATATGAAGTAGATCTATTTGAAGCGGATCCTTTAAGAATTGAAGATTTTTCTTTGAGTGTTTTTTTAGATATTTTAAAAGGAAGTAAAAAAGTAAATACACCCTTAACTTTTAAAAATACCCCTCAAGATTTACCTATTTATATTTTTTCTGGTGATAAAGATCCTGTAGGAGAAATGGGAAAAGGCGTGAAAAAGGTGGCAGCAAACTATAAAAAAGCAGGCATTAAAAACCTTACTTTAAAATTATATGAAGGTGGCAGACATGAAATGCTGAACGAAGTGAATAAAAAAGAAGTTGAAAAAGATGTTTTAAATTGGTTACAAAAAACAATTCAAGCTTAAACTAAAATGGAAAAAAACAAAACATTATATAAAACTTTTACGGAGTTAGCCCTCAAAGTAGTTTTATCGAAAGGCATGGATTTGTCAGAAGCAAAAAAAGTGGTCATCCAGAAATTTGAAAATCATCCTTTTGAAAAAATGATTATTGGGCT is a window of Polaribacter litorisediminis DNA encoding:
- a CDS encoding cryptochrome/photolyase family protein; translation: MKKLRLVLGDQLNSQHSWYQKVDDNILYCFFEMRQETDYVTHHIQKIAGFFAAMRNFAEELKSNNHAVFYVRLNDENNTQSLTDNLSKIIKEQGVNKFEYQLPDEYRLDTQLKDYCKNLNIASEPFSTQHFYTKRDDLKTFFKGKKTFLMENFYRDMRKKHQILMISEQPEGGKWNFDASNRKKWKGDTFIPPPKNFDNDVSEIVVELEKSGVQSIGKINPKYFEYPISRKQSLEQLAYFCEHLLIHFGDFQDAMHTDNWYLFHSKLSFAMNTKMISPKEIIAATLKTYRARKDEIDISQVEGFIRQIIGWREYMRGMYWMLMPSYKQENFLDNKNKLPDFFWTGNTKMNCIKNAIHNSLDNGYAHHIQRLMITGNFALLAQVNPDEIDAWYLGIYVDAIEWVQLPNTRGMSQFADGGKIATKPYVSSGSYIHKMSNYCDGCKYNKKTKFEDDSCPFNTLYWNFLDEKKEKLASNFRMKMMYSLLNKMSSEDRSKIKEKANHIIKNIDEY
- a CDS encoding cryptochrome/deoxyribodipyrimidine photo-lyase family protein, with protein sequence MNINEEINIIWLKRDLRLQDNEAIFNALKTNKRTLFLYVFEKSLLADPHYSERHWNFIKQSIKDLNEDLIEFNTKVLCVTSEVVTTCNQLLNYYKIDTVFSHQETGLLITYTRDKDFTRYCRNNSINWIENNNNGVLRGLLNRNDWFDKWDEYMYQTPFEYRLESQNFLSIDEIKKLERAFFVTDLETTKDKIFQKGGTKMAWKYANSFFETRHQNYMFHISKPALSRESSSRLSPYIAWGNISIRQVFQKALAYKNDSNKRHLGAFISRLRWQAHFIQKFEMEHTMEEASVNKGYHKLKKSVSKKYQIAWKEGQTGFPLVDASMRCLNETGYLNFRMRSMLVSFFTHILWQPWQDATHHLSQNFLDFEPGIHFPQMQMQAAETGINNIRIYNPTKNSIEHDADATFIKKWVPELAQLSTPFIHEPYLMTPLDQQFSNFELGTDYPKPIVDIKLTRKKASDILYKMRQDPEVLLENKRILNKHTISDRNKMLRNE
- a CDS encoding TIGR03643 family protein, with the translated sequence MEKLDSIAVDRIIEMAWEDRTTFESIQFQFGLKEQEVIDLMRKEMKRSSFRMWRERVQGRKTKHEKLRTFEKGRFKCSRQKSISNNAISKR
- a CDS encoding SDR family NAD(P)-dependent oxidoreductase; amino-acid sequence: MKKIVVIGGSKGIGKAIITSLIEENKVINISRSDTLEPHQNLTHFSLDILLDDLPQIEEIDSLIYCPGSINLKPIARLKLEDFRNDFEINVIGAVKAIQHFLPSLKKGNKPSVILFSTVAAKLGMPFHASVAAAKSAVEGLTKSLGAELAPSIRVNAIAPTVTNTDLASKLLRNDRMIENITERHPLKKYLQPEEVADMATFLISDKAASISGQIFELDCGIVSFKI
- a CDS encoding glutathione peroxidase, whose product is MTNLYDIKINSLQGKAIDLSDYKNKYLLFVNVASKCGFTPQYKELETLHKTYKDTLVVIGVPCNQFGKQEPGTSDEIEEFCQVNYGVSFLITEKVDVKGQNQHPLYTWLTSKSFNNKKSSSVKWNFQKYLVSPEGKLIDYYFSITKPLSSKITKHLK
- a CDS encoding Lacal_2735 family protein, yielding MFGLFKKKSEVEKLQEKYKKLMEEGFKLQSINRSDSDQKYLEADNILKKIEALNKS
- a CDS encoding TspO/MBR family protein; translated protein: MKNGKLIVLFLIINFGGLAIGNWLMQNGPMTDWYINLNKAPWTPPGWVFGAAWTLIMICFSIYLTKLFSVENTKKMKIIFLIQFILNVSWNYLFFNQHFVLLGLIGITLLTSLLFIYFFKWSHNVSNYKYLLIPYMFWLCIATSLNLYILVHN
- a CDS encoding SRPBCC family protein, which encodes MKIYTLHKSQKLPITLDQAWEFLSNPKNLKIITPDYMSFDIVSTIDRPLYTGQIIQYIVTPLLGIKTKWVSEITHIEDKKYFVDEQMYGPYALWHHKHFIKEIEGGVEMEDIIDYKVPLGIFGQMVHPFLVKPKLEEIFAYRQTKLEALFGAYKK